From the Glutamicibacter halophytocola genome, the window CGGGTGCCCACCACGATCATCCGCGCCTCCTGCTGTTCGGCCACCGCGGCCAGGACCTTGGCGGGGTCCCCAGCCACGGCATAGCTTTCGAAGCTGGTGCCGGTAATCGACAGCGACAGCTCCCACGCCAAGTCCTCGCCGACCGGATCGGCGGAGTCCAGCAGATCCCCTTCGGCGAGCTTCTCGGTCACATAGCGGCCGCTTTGCGCGTGAACGCAGATCAACCGGGCCTTCAGATCACGGGCCAACTCCGCGGCGGCGACCAGCACCCCCGACGGCATTCCCAATTCAACACCCACCACAACGGTGCTCATCAGCCGCACCTCCCCCTTCTCTTCGCCGGCATTACAGGTCAGCGAGCTCGATCTGCGGGTCGGCCAGGCGCTCGGCCGGGATTTCCCGCCCCACCAATTCCCGCAGGCCATCATTGACATCCCAGATATTCACATTGGCGGCCGCGGTGATCTTCTGCCCGTTCTGCCAGAACACCACGAACTGGCCGCTCTCGACATCCCCGCGGACCACCGTCTCGTCCCCGGGATCGCTGTACCCCACATATTCCATGCCCAGATCGAACTGGTCTGTGAAGAAGTAGGGCAGCCAGTCATAGGACTTCTCCTGGCCCAGCAAGGTGGCGGCCGCCAGCTTGCCCTGGCGAATGGCATTGTCCCAATGCTCCACCCGCACCCGCCGGCCCAACACCGAATGGGCGGCCTGCGCGATATCCCCGATGGCCAGGATCCGCGGGTCGCTGCTGCGCAGCGCGGCATCTACCAGCACCGCCTGGTCCACGTCGAGCCCCGCCGTTTCAGCCAGCTGCACATTGGGCACGGCGCCGATGGCCAGCAGGACCACATCGGCCCGCGAGGAACCGGCATCGGAGAGCACCTGCAGGTGCCCGTCCACCTGCTCGATGCCCTGGACCTTGGCGGTGCGCACATCAACCCCGTGGCGCTGATGCAGCTCCAGCAGGTGGTGGCCGAAGCGCTCGCCGAACACCGAAGCCAGCGGCACCTTGGAGGAGGAATAGACGGTCACCCGCGCCCCGAGCTGGCGGGCGCTGGCGGCAACTTCCATGCCGATCCACCCCGAACCCACAACGGAGACCCGTGCCCCGTCGGTGATGTGCGCGCGCAGCGACTTGGCATCGGACAGCTTGCGCAGGGTGTGCACCCCGGGCAGGTCGTAGCCGGCAAGGGGCGCATCGCCGCCGAGATTTGCCCGCGATCCGGTAGCCAGAACCAGCCGGTCGTAATCCACGAAGCTGCCATCGGCGAGCAGCACCTGGCGCCGGGCGGCCTCGACGCTGATGGCTGCCACCCCCAGCTTCAGGGTGATGTTGTGCTCCTGGTACCAGGCGGCATCATGCACCGTGAAGCCTGCCGGCTCCTCGTTGCCTTGCAGGAACCCCTTGGATAGCGGCGGGCGCTCATAGGGCAGCTCGGTTTCGTCGCCGATCAGCGTAATCGGCCCGGCAAATCCCTGGTCGCGCAGCTCGGTGACGGTCGTGGCGCCGGCCAGCCCGGCACCCAGGACAACGATCGATTCTTCAGCCAAGAGAACACCCCTTTGCTTTGGTCCACGGCCAATGGGCAGTACCTGTCCTTTGATACTCACACCCCCGGGCCACCTTTGGCAAGCAGCTTTTGCGCCGTTCACCGTCCATGGAGGAACGTGGCCGGAACCACGCTTGACTTAAATATCTGAGCATACTCATAATTGACTTGAGTCACCAATTTTCGCAGGAGATCAGCCGATGAAAGCTTTTGTTGTCCGGAAGTACAAGGAACCACTGCAGCTGGCGGAGGTCGCCGAGCCTGGCGTGGGCGAGAACGATGTCCTTGTGAAGGTTCTGGCCGCCGGAGTGAACCAGCTCGACGAGAAGATCCGCGACGGCGAGTTCAAGGCCATCTTGCCCTACAAGCCCTCCTTCATCCTGGGCCACGATGCCGCCGGGACGGTGCTGGAGGTCGGCTCCAAGGTCAATGGATTCAAGGCCGGCGACCTGGTCTACGCCCGCCCGCGCGATCACCGC encodes:
- a CDS encoding universal stress protein — encoded protein: MSTVVVGVELGMPSGVLVAAAELARDLKARLICVHAQSGRYVTEKLAEGDLLDSADPVGEDLAWELSLSITGTSFESYAVAGDPAKVLAAVAEQQEARMIVVGTRRSGLRQKVAELLDGSIALALAQKQQRPVLVVPLRGSH
- a CDS encoding NAD(P)/FAD-dependent oxidoreductase, whose amino-acid sequence is MAEESIVVLGAGLAGATTVTELRDQGFAGPITLIGDETELPYERPPLSKGFLQGNEEPAGFTVHDAAWYQEHNITLKLGVAAISVEAARRQVLLADGSFVDYDRLVLATGSRANLGGDAPLAGYDLPGVHTLRKLSDAKSLRAHITDGARVSVVGSGWIGMEVAASARQLGARVTVYSSSKVPLASVFGERFGHHLLELHQRHGVDVRTAKVQGIEQVDGHLQVLSDAGSSRADVVLLAIGAVPNVQLAETAGLDVDQAVLVDAALRSSDPRILAIGDIAQAAHSVLGRRVRVEHWDNAIRQGKLAAATLLGQEKSYDWLPYFFTDQFDLGMEYVGYSDPGDETVVRGDVESGQFVVFWQNGQKITAAANVNIWDVNDGLRELVGREIPAERLADPQIELADL